A window of Streptomyces sp. NBC_01241 genomic DNA:
ATCTCCGAAGCAAGAAGCCGGCCGATGACCGGCCCGAGCGTGATGCCGCTGTGGGAAACGGCCTCGTAGTAACCCGGCACGGACGGCACCGCTCCCACCGAGGGGAATCCGTCGGCTGGGATGGGCCGGTCGGCTACCCGTGTCTGTGCGACGCGGGAGTTGCCGAGCTCGGGAACGACGTGCCGCGCCGATTCGTGGAGCCGCCGTGCGAGTTGCGCTGGATCTTCGCCTGTGTCGATGAGTGCGTCGATCTCGCGGCTGTGGAGGACCACCGAAGCGTCTCCGTCAGGACGGATCTCGATGTGAGGCGCGTGCATGGCCCGGTGAACCGGGACCTGAGCACAGCCGATCCGGGTGACGACGCCGGGTTCCCGGCGCATCGGCAAGTGCCGTGCGATGAGCCCGGCGATGTGGGAGGCGCTGGGGCCTGCTGCGTTCACGACGATGTTGACGTCGAGACAGCTCCCATCGGATAGCGCAACTGTCCGGATACTCCCGTCGTGAAGTTCCCCCACGATCATGGACAGCGAATGTTTACGCTGCGTGGGTGAGATCTTGGGCCGCCAGGGCCCTGGTCTCGATCGGGGTGACGTAGCCGTAGACCGGATGCTTGCGCAGACGGGTTCGGTTGTATTCGACCTCGATAAAGCGGAAGACGTCCGCGCGAGCAGCCTCGTGGGACTCCCAGACGGTGGTCCCGATCTCCGCTTTCAGCAAACCGAAAAAGCTTTCAGCCGCGGCGTTATCGTAACATGACCCGGTTCGTCCCATGCTCTGGCTCAGCTTCAACTCCCGTATCAGCTTGCGGTATTCACTCGACGTGTACTCCGATCCGCGATCCGAGTGTGCGATGCAGTCCTCCCTCAGGGCGCCGCGGCCGGCGGCCATCTTCAGGGCGCCGACAACAAGTTCGGCGCGATGGTGGTCGGCCATCGCGTACCCGATCACCTCGCGGGTCGCCAGATCGATGACCGTCGCCAGATACCACCAGCCGGCGAGTGTGGGCAGATATGTGATGTCCGAGACCAGTTTCGTGCCGGGCTCGGCGGCGGTGAAGTCCCTCCCGACCAGGTCCGGCGACGGGGCCGCCTTGGTGTCGGCCTTGGTCAGGCTGCGGCGCTTGCGGCGGGTGATCCCGCGGATGTCGCGCTCGCGCATGATCCGCTCGACCTTCTTCCGATTGATCCGCCTGCCCCCGCGTCGCAGTTTCGCGGTCACCCGCGGGGCCCCGTAAGCCCCACGGGAATCGGCGTGGATCTGCCGGATCTCCCCGGCGAGCTCGTCCTCGGCCGCCTGGCGCACCTCGGCGGCGGGCCGCGCGGCAAGCCAGACGTAATACGCCGATCGCGCCACCTTCAACGCCCGGCACAGCAGACTCACGCCGTAGCCGCCGGGATTGTCCTCGGATGCCTTCTCCGCGTCGATGAACCGGTAGCGCGCGGCTACTTCGTCTTCTGCCGCGCGAAGAAGGCGGTCGCTTTTCCCAGCACCTCGATCGTCTGTTCCTGCTCGCGGACCTTGCGTCGCAGCCGGACCAGTTCCTCACGCTCCGCGGTGGTCAACACCCCGGCCGGCCCCTCGCCCCGGTCGATCGCGGCCTGCTTCACCCAGCCCCGCAGCCCTTCGGAGCTCACCCCGAGCTCACGGGCCACCTCCGTCACCGTCCGCCCGGAGGAGCGGACCAGCCCGACCGCGTCCCGCTTGAACTCGGCCGTGTACCGCTTGCTCGTATTGCTCTTCTTGCTCACTACCTGGATCTGCTTCCTCCGGAACCTGTCGTCCCAGTATCAGGCTGTCCAGCTCCAGGGTGGAACTTCAGGGGTCCGTGGTCGCGGAGTTTCTCTTCTTTGGGGCGTTGGCGACGCAGGAGCGCCTGGTTGTGTGCCCACCAGGGTTCGTACTCCCCGTTCTCCTTCCGGCCGCGTCCAATCTCCCGGTAGACCGTCGAAACGCTCTTGCCGATCTCGGCGGCGATGACGACCGGGCTCCGCCCGGCGCGCAGACCGTCGGCGATGGCGATCCGGTCGTCCTGGGTCAGGAAGCGTGGCGAGATGGGAGGGTCAGGAATGATCATGCTTCCAGCATCGATGAACCAGTTGGACCCGCAGCTCACCGATACGCCCACTTGGCGGGCGGCCGCTGCCCCCTTCAGGCCCTTGCGCCGCAGCTCGAAGTACCGCCGTCTGGCCGACGACGGCATGCGATTGGCTCCTCCACGAGGCATGCGAACCATCTCCCCTTGGATGTTCGCAACCACCGATCGAATTCAAGGCGTGTATCCGGTCGTCTTCATCGACTGCGTGAACGTGAAGGTCAGGGATGGGCAGGTCGCCAACCGGCCCGTCTACATGGCCTTGGCCGTGACGGCGGAGGGGCATCGGGACATCCTGGGCCTGTGGGTCGGCGACGGCGGCGAGGGCGCCAAGTACTGGCTGCAGGTCCTTACCGAGATCAAGAACCGGGGCGCCCGTGATGTGCTGATGCTGGTCTGCGACGGCCTGACCGGTCTTCCGGACGCGGTCAACACGGTCTGGCCTGCGACGATCGTGCAAACGTGCGTGGTTCACCTCCTGCGGAACAGCTTCCGTTACGCGGCCAGGCAGGACTGGGAGAAGATCGCGAAGGCGCTCAAGCCCATCTACACCGCGCCGACCGAGGACGCCGCCCTGGAACGCTTCATGGAGTTCAATGAGGCCTGGGGAAGGAAATACCCGGCGATCGTGCGGCTGTGGGAAAGCGCCTGGGCGGAGTTCGTCCCCTTCCTCCAGTTCGATATTGAGATCCGGAAAATCGTGTGCACCACCAACGCAATCGAGTCCGTCAACGCCCGTATCCGCAAGGCCGTGAGGGCCCGCGGGCACTTCCCCACTGAACAGGCCGCGCTCAAGTGCGTCTACCTCGCGGTGATGAGCCTGGACCCCAAGGGCACCGGAAGCAAGCGCTGGACCATGCGCTGGAAAGCCGCACTCCAAGCCTTCGACATCACCTTCGACGGCCGGCTCACTGCCGGACGCCGGTAGAAACAATCAACCGAGTCCCACCGTTCGCTGTACAGACCCTGCCTCCTCGCTGGTTCTTCCTATGTCCTGAAGACAACTGGGGAGGTTGGTTAATACGAACGGGACAGTGGAGGAGAGGGTCCGAACGAGTGACGCGGGGACTCGTGGGGCGGTCGGTAAAGTCGTGGATCAGTGCGGATGCGTTGACGGGCTCCGGCTGCCCGTCGAGGCCATGGGCCTCAGCGCTCAGGAGCTTGGCGCGCAGCGTCGGGGACCTCACGTCGGCGAACGGCAGCCACCGGGCGCCGGAGACCTCCTCGTCCTGCAGCGCGAGCAGCGGCGGTTGCCCTGTGACGAGGTAGAACGCGAAGCGGAAGTCGATGTGCTGGTGGGCGGGCTCGCCCTTGGCCGGGTTGGCGTCGATGTCGTGGACGTCGATGTCGATCGGAGCACCGAGGACCTGTGGGGTCAGGCACAGGTCCTCGGGGCGGAGCCCGGTTTCCTCGCACACTTCCCGCAGGGCCGCAGCCAGAAGGGTCCGGTCATCCTCGACGTGGCCACCTGGAGCGAGTAGCTTCCGCGATGCCTTGTGGCCGATGTGCAGGACGCGTCGATCACGGTCGATCACCGCGGCGCTGCACGTGATGTGTCCGGGGAACGTTGCGCGGCTGGTGGGTTCGGCCTCGGAGTCGAGCGCGGCGACGAGCGGCTCGAGTTGCTCCCGCTCTGCGGGGTGGTGCTCCAGGTATTCCTTGAGGAGGTTGCGGATGTCGGATCGGGCGGGCGGCATGGCGGCACCTTTCATGTGGCGGATGCAGGCTCCGACGGGCTCGGTGGGAGACGGGCGGTGGGGGTCGCTGCGCGGAATGGCGATGGTGATGCGATCTGATGCTGGGCGGGGCATCAGGCGGCGCCTCGGACGGCGTCGGGTGCGCGGGCGCCGGCGGTGTGCAGGACACGCACCGGTGAGCACCACAGGATTACGAACGGTGCACAGAGCAGGCAGGAGATCGCGCCGAGGGTGGGGCGCAGTCCGACGAGGGTGCCGAATGCCCCGGCGAGGAGCGCGGCGAGGGGGCGCAGGCCGAAGGCGAGCCATGCACCGGTTGCCTGGGCGCGGCCCTGCAGATGGTCGGGGCAGAGCTCTTGGCGGACGCTGCGCTGCAGTCCGCCGTGTGCAACGGCGGCACAGGTCTGGATGAGCATTCCGGCGCCGATGGCGATCTGTCCGGTGGCGCCGGGGCCGACGATGAGCAGGGGTATCTGGGCGGCTGGGTTGAGGGCCAGGGCGGTGAGCATGACGGGCCCGGCTCCCCAGCGTCGCTCCAGGGGTCTCCACAGGACGGCACCGAGGAACCCGCCGACCCCGCCGACCCCCATGACGATGCCGAGCACAGCGGGACTCCAGTCCAATTCACGCAAAAGGTACAGAGACCAGAGTGCTGAGCTGGCGGCGAGGGCGAAGGACGTGGTGGCGTTGGACAGAACGATGGACCGAACGAGGGGCGCTCTGAGGGTGTAGTCGAGGCCTTCGCGGATCTCCGTCCACTGGCTGGTGCCCGCGGGCCGAGGCGCCGGTTCGGGTTCAGGGTTGCGGATGCGGAGCAGGCAGAAGGCGCAGATCAGGTAGGAGACCGCGTCCAGTGCGATCGCGCGGGCGGCGCCCAGCAGGGTGACCAGGAGGCCGCCCAGGTTGTTCCCGGCCAGGTCGGCGAGCGAGTTGGTCGCGCCGAGTTT
This region includes:
- a CDS encoding MFS transporter; its protein translation is MNAAAPAASLWRHADFRRYWGGQAVTVAGFGITTIGISVIAVVDLHASTMHVALIAVAGKLPPLLLSLHAGVLADRYRKRPIIISCDVLCAVTLTSIPLAHLVAEITLGQLYAVAFLVSAFQVIGSNASISYLPTLLRGEQLKEGNSKLGATNSLADLAGNNLGGLLVTLLGAARAIALDAVSYLICAFCLLRIRNPEPEPAPRPAGTSQWTEIREGLDYTLRAPLVRSIVLSNATTSFALAASSALWSLYLLRELDWSPAVLGIVMGVGGVGGFLGAVLWRPLERRWGAGPVMLTALALNPAAQIPLLIVGPGATGQIAIGAGMLIQTCAAVAHGGLQRSVRQELCPDHLQGRAQATGAWLAFGLRPLAALLAGAFGTLVGLRPTLGAISCLLCAPFVILWCSPVRVLHTAGARAPDAVRGAA
- a CDS encoding IS3 family transposase, producing the protein MDAEKASEDNPGGYGVSLLCRALKVARSAYYVWLAARPAAEVRQAAEDELAGEIRQIHADSRGAYGAPRVTAKLRRGGRRINRKKVERIMRERDIRGITRRKRRSLTKADTKAAPSPDLVGRDFTAAEPGTKLVSDITYLPTLAGWWYLATVIDLATREVIGYAMADHHRAELVVGALKMAAGRGALREDCIAHSDRGSEYTSSEYRKLIRELKLSQSMGRTGSCYDNAAAESFFGLLKAEIGTTVWESHEAARADVFRFIEVEYNRTRLRKHPVYGYVTPIETRALAAQDLTHAA
- a CDS encoding NUDIX hydrolase, coding for MPPARSDIRNLLKEYLEHHPAEREQLEPLVAALDSEAEPTSRATFPGHITCSAAVIDRDRRVLHIGHKASRKLLAPGGHVEDDRTLLAAALREVCEETGLRPEDLCLTPQVLGAPIDIDVHDIDANPAKGEPAHQHIDFRFAFYLVTGQPPLLALQDEEVSGARWLPFADVRSPTLRAKLLSAEAHGLDGQPEPVNASALIHDFTDRPTSPRVTRSDPLLHCPVRINQPPQLSSGHRKNQRGGRVCTANGGTRLIVSTGVRQ
- a CDS encoding NAD(P)/FAD-dependent oxidoreductase; amino-acid sequence: MIVGELHDGSIRTVALSDGSCLDVNIVVNAAGPSASHIAGLIARHLPMRREPGVVTRIGCAQVPVHRAMHAPHIEIRPDGDASVVLHSREIDALIDTGEDPAQLARRLHESARHVVPELGNSRVAQTRVADRPIPADGFPSVGAVPSVPGYYEAVSHSGITLGPVIGRLLASEILSGKRDEMLADFRPERFPP
- a CDS encoding transposase; this encodes MSKKSNTSKRYTAEFKRDAVGLVRSSGRTVTEVARELGVSSEGLRGWVKQAAIDRGEGPAGVLTTAEREELVRLRRKVREQEQTIEVLGKATAFFARQKTK